Proteins encoded in a region of the Candidatus Aquicultor sp. genome:
- the hisA gene encoding 1-(5-phosphoribosyl)-5-[(5-phosphoribosylamino)methylideneamino]imidazole-4-carboxamide isomerase, translating to MIIYPAIDIMGGKCVRLYQGKAEQATVYADNPADMAQKWQDEGAQYLHLVDLDGAFKGSPQNLEAVENIVKRVNIPVQLGGGLRNLADLDRVFDTGVTRAILGTSVITDPELVKAACAKYPGKIVAGLDARDGKVAIKGWVEDTDIFAVDLALQLEIYGISRIVYTDIFSDGTQKGVNVFATEDVAENISIPVIASGGVSALDDIRQLKPLQESGVEGVIIGRALYEGNFTLPEAIELARWENAHR from the coding sequence ATGATAATTTATCCGGCTATAGATATTATGGGCGGAAAGTGCGTAAGGCTCTACCAGGGTAAGGCCGAGCAAGCAACGGTGTATGCGGACAATCCCGCCGACATGGCGCAAAAATGGCAGGACGAGGGCGCGCAGTATTTGCACCTCGTTGATCTGGACGGTGCGTTTAAGGGCTCGCCGCAGAACCTCGAAGCGGTAGAGAATATAGTGAAACGGGTCAATATCCCCGTTCAGCTGGGCGGTGGCTTACGCAACCTTGCCGACCTCGATAGGGTGTTCGATACCGGTGTGACCAGGGCAATTCTTGGCACATCCGTAATCACCGACCCCGAACTTGTAAAAGCAGCATGCGCAAAATATCCCGGTAAAATCGTGGCCGGTCTCGATGCCAGAGACGGCAAAGTAGCGATAAAAGGCTGGGTCGAAGATACCGACATTTTCGCGGTCGATTTGGCTCTGCAGCTTGAGATATACGGCATAAGCCGCATTGTGTACACCGACATCTTTTCCGATGGTACGCAGAAGGGCGTCAATGTTTTCGCGACGGAAGATGTCGCGGAAAATATCAGCATACCGGTTATCGCCTCGGGCGGCGTTTCAGCGCTTGATGATATTCGCCAGCTAAAGCCGCTGCAGGAATCCGGCGTTGAGGGTGTAATCATCGGGCGTGCGCTCTACGAGGGCAATTTCACACTGCCGGAGGCTATCGAGCTTGCGAGGTGGGAGAATGCTCACCGTTAG